The sequence CCACCTTATACCATCCTCTGGCAACCACTTTATTGGATTCAGATGAGCTGCTTTTCTTCCTGATGCCCTGGGCTCGAGGGGACGATAGAGACAGCCGGGGGAGGGCTCACAGTGGCTGCATGGAGGAAGCAGCTTAGGTAGCAGATGTCTCCAGCAGTGGACAGTACTTCTATGAGGTGACCAAAGTTTGATCTCTCACCCAAGGAGCTGAATTTTGGTTTTCTGTAGGAAGGTAACTGGGAGGAATATCGGAGACCAGTAGAAGTCAGGGGACCACTTGTCAGGGCTGTCCAGTGTGGAAAGTCTGCCTGACCTACACCAGCAGTTCCTAGTTGCAATTCTGAATCAGATTCACCTGGGTAGCTTTTTTTAATAAGCAGAAGTGCCCTGGCCGTATTCCAAGAGATTCCGATTCAGTAGATCTGAGGTGAGGACCGTCCATCGGTATGTTTCCAAAAGCCACAGGTTATTTTTGAAGTGCAGCCAGGATTGAAAGAGCATACAACCAGGATTTGGAAAACTAGTTGTGACTTTGGGCactgagtctgtttcctcatccacaCACTGGGAAATTCTACAGGAATGCTGTGTGAATCAAATAATTCGTGGAGAAAGTGTTTGATTCATTCCGACACACTCCACAGACACACTTGCTCTTCATCAGATGCCTGCCTGGTAAATGGAGTTTCACTGGAGAGGACTTAACTTCTTTTAGTTTTGCACAGTGGGTCCTGATGGTTCTCAGCTGAGCCCCAGGGCGAGGAAGAAAAttgagggaagagaaaggaatgtACGGTTCCCTCTGGGAAGGATAAACAGGATATGCTCCCTTGACCAGTGGCTTATAAGATTTTCCCCAATAAGGAtccctcttattttttcttaatggatGAATATCTTTAAATTTCATTACATTTGCCAAGTTTTCATGAAATTGACAGCCAGAGCAGTCAGCTTGAGATAACCACAAGAAGGAAGATATATAACTATATCCGCATCAAATGTCTCAGGAAGGATAGACAAGAAACTTAGGGccctgggagagagggagactTACAAAAGGGGACAATGAAAGTATTATTTGAAGTTCTAATCATGTGCATAGGTTACTGctcagttcttttaaaaaatcacacctGGTTATGAATGGCAGAAGCCTCTGAGCTCTTACAGATTGTGAGCTCCATGCAGGTGGACATAGGATCTTGTTCAACAGACAGTACAACCCACATATTCTGAAGACATGCATTTTTAGCTAACATAAATTTTCTGTTGTCATTTTGCTTCTCTATAAAGGATTTTTGAAATGGCTGCAGCTCCTCAAGCACCAGGGAGGGGATCTGTTCGTAAGACGAGACCTTTAATTGTAAAGACATCGCTGAACAATCCATACACTATTTGCTGGAGCCCCCTGGAGAGAGAGGATATGCACTTTATATTACAGACTCTTGAAGACAAGTTTAAATCGCTTGGATTTCAGAAGATTGaggataagaagaaaaagaaaaaaacaactttcctaaaaaaacaaagcagagagaAATGCAGCATAGACGTTGAAATTAGTGAGGATCTGGAGGGGAAAAAGCCAGACGCTAACCAGCAAGTGTCAGGGTGGACACCTGTGCTTGTGAGGAAGCAGCTGGCCATTGGCGTTAATGAAGTTACCCGCGCCCTGGAGAGGAATGACCTGCTTTTAGTGCTAGTGTGTAAGTCGGTCAAGCCTGCCATTATCACCTCCCACTTGATTCAGTTAAGTTTAAGCAGAACTGTCCCTGCCTGTCAGGTTCCCCGGCTCAGTGAGAGAATTGCCCCTGTCATTGGCTTAAAATGTGTTCTAGCCTTGGGGTTCAAAAAAAACACCACTGACTTTGTTGAAGAAATAAGAGCTATCATTCCCAGAGTACCCTGCTTAAATGTGCCATGGCTTCAAGACAGGAGTGAAGATACTGGGGAAAATTTAGAGACTGAATCTTTGGAAAGCCAAGACAAAGAGATTTTGGAAACTTCATTTGAAGACATCTCAAAACATAAGAGAAAGCTTGTTGAAGGTCAGCAGGCTTCTGCGGTCACATTGCAACCccttaaaataaagaaactgattcCAAACCCTAATAAGATAAGGAAACCACCCAAAAGTAAAAAAAGTACTTCAAAGTAATCTTGTATAACCTTGTCATTTTGTATAATTTGTAAAAGGACACTTTGTAGAAAAGCCCTGAAACTAACAAAATGAGTTACATTTACATGTATTCTTAGGATTCTGTTTGGTAATGTTCCTTTCAAATGTGTAAGACTTTGTACGGCACGTATATGCTGAAGCTTAAAAACACTAAGtgcagaaaatattcaaaaacataaatatcaaaacaaaagtttattgaaactaatgtcCATGCTTATATAAATTCACGTTTTTGAAGGCTGGTACAATGCTTGTAAGCAAGAACATCTGTGCCCTATAACACTTAACATTTTTCTATCAAACTTGAAAATGTGCCACAGTAAACATGGTCCTAGTCAGAAGGGTAGATGAAACTGGATTGGAGAAGCATCAGTTTGAAAGGAAAGATACTAAATGCCAAGCAATACATTGTCTTCAGAAGCAATACATCGTTTTTTCCTTCATCAATTTGACCTTTGTAGGTACGCATAGACACAGAGTTGGGAGAAAGGCTATGGAAAAGCCAGGTGAGGTATTTTGACTAGTTAGAATTCACCCTTTTACATGGTTAATTTTCTGCCTTGGAAATTTAATATGTGTAAAAAGTAGGTTGTAATGAGGTGAAGTGTGGCAAGAAGAATAAAAAACCAGCAGCTTGGGTTCTCAGAGGTGGGGTCCTTGTGGTTAGGAAATGGAGCATAATGAATGCTTTTTGTTAAAGTGTTTATAGTTTGTGTTTGGAAAAGTCACCTTCTGTAATTTAGGGGGAAGGTATTGGATTACCAAAATTTTTTGGTCGACTCAAATTATATGCTGcctcttttcatttaaattttacttagtGTCTtcttggcaaagaaaaaaaaaggtatggaGTAGAGTATTTTTATTACAGACAAAgaacaatgtaatttttttgaaCCTTTGAGACAGTTTATATTGcatttaagtttagttttaatagGTACTTTATAAACAGGCAGTTACtgatttgctattttaaaatgttcattggTAATCTTAAATTGTAGAGGCAAATGTAGCTATCAGTgtacttaaaaataagtaaaaaatacatctttaaaGGAACAGTAACAGTTTCATCATGAGGTAGGCTCATGATAAAATTTCTGACTGGCAGTTCTGCAATTATATGAAAACCTACTTTATATAAGACTTTGTGCCATAAAAATGAGTGGGACATAAAATTAGAGCCTTGTCTCCAGATTAAGTTGAAATCTTGTTTACTTAATGTTGATATCTCAAAAAATGTTCCAGTGAATTGGTACGGTTTTGTTTCTTGAAGCCTTTCCCCTGTTAAGAATGGTAATGGGTTTGAACCGTCATAAGTCTTCCATGTGTCAAGAACAGTGCTGGCCCTAATTGTGCACTGCTCTGGGGCTCAAGTGCCCCCTCTAGTGGTAGTCTCAGGGATGCCATAGCCATGGGTTGGTCTTTAGGATAATAGCAAAGTACAGAAAGTAGCTTTCAACTCCTTAGTGTAAATCAGGGTTaacaagctttttctgtaaagggccagatggtaaatattttaggctctgcagGCCATGTGGTCTGTCACAACTTGACCTTGTAGCGTGAAGCAGCCACAGGCAGCACATCAAGGAAAATGTGGCTATGTTCCAGTAAAACTATGGatgctgaaatttgaattttgtataattttcatgtgtcagaAAATGATGTTGTTCTTTTGACTTTCTTCCccaacttttcaaaaaaataaaaaccattcttagttcatgggctacacacacacacacacacacacaaaaaagcggtgggccagatttggtccatgggccatagtttggtAGCCCTCCCTGGTATAAGATATGATCAGTCTCAATGGACTACTTACAACATGAAGGAAATGCTGTCgtgttttctaaaattattaactTTTCTGGACTGAACGGCCTAGGCACTGGTACAGTAAAGGCAGGAAGAAGGATCTACTTTATATTTGAGTCAAGGCCAGTCTGTGTGGCCTtgtttagcatcttttttttttcccttggagtACTGgcaatatatacacatatatgtacactgtgaaactttgtttttcaaattctagATAAAAACACCATCAGTAACAATATTATGAATACTTATTTACAAATAAGACATTTTTCATTTGCATGACAGTTTGCATGATAAATTAAAGTAACATAAAGGAAGATGTGCAATTTTGCATAagtaataaaaacattcaaactatCAATGTCCTGATAGTACTAATAAATTCCACTGGGCATTTCTTTTTACGTgagagcttttattttcttttcctcacaTATCCTTGATGTTGCTGAGAAGAAACAAGTTTGCACAGCAGCAGCAAAGTCTAGTCATGGGCGAACGCTCTTACGGAGAGCACAGTGAATGTTTGCAAACAGTCCACTGACCCGTTGAAGATCAATGTATAAATCTGTGTGTTTATTGATTAGGCAACTTTGCTTATGGAGAACTAAGGGTAGCCAGTACATTTTTCTGTCTCTCCACACTTACATATCCACCACTTGTCATTAGTTACAGAAGTGCTGATTCCATAAATGTCCCAATGATATCACATAAGGTgatttaagtaaaaattttcCATATGGATCCTTCATTCTGTTACATGGGCAAATATACCATCACTTAGTAAATAGAAATGCTGCATTTTATTTCCATAGCAAAGACTTTCTTACATGATTCTCTCAATTCTGTATAGTCTGTACAAAAACAGTCCCTTTTCTAGAGAGTGGAAAAATACCCTCTCTTCATCAAGAGAGAGCCAGAAATTTGACAGAGGAATGTGCTGTTTGTACCCTTTCATCCCTCCCACAGATGAGTAAACAGtggaaaaaagatgaattttaacATTCTAGCTAGAAATGCCTACTACTGGTCACATATGgatgttttttcatcttttctgattGTTGTCGACTACTTCAGTTTCACTTAAGTTGtgcttttattcttctttggaATGGCAATTCCAGGAATCATTAAATAGAATATTAACAAATGATGATGTCAGAGTTCTAGCAATAAAAATATCCATCTACTGTAGTACAAGTCCAACctaaagggaggaaagaaatggCATAGTAAAGAACAAGTAAGTGAGCAAAATTACAGTGTAGTACAATagatctgtattttttaaagctatgcAAGCCCTCTTAATCCTATGGGAGGCAAGTATGGGATTATCTGGGTAAATTTATTGAGTTAAAAAGGATTTATGGACTTACCTTCTCAGAATCTGTTCCTGGACACCTCCAGTTGTACAAATAATACTGCAAATTGCCATCTCCTATGCCAAACTTGAGTTTTTCCAAGAATGTCTTATTTTCCATCAAATCTAGTGCGTTGAACACATCAAATCCTTTCTGTCAATgtaaaaaggatttaaaatttaaaacataagacTAGAATGTTTTCTATATAATGTATTTCAGTATATAACATTTAATTCCTCTACTACTAGCTCGGATATGCATTTATAATAGGGTTTACTGTCTgtagtatatgagggtacttcaaaaagttcatggaaaaatggaattagaagataatggaaatctttccatgaactttttgaagacctttcatATAGTATAGGTTAAGAATTCAGATCAAAACTGCCTTATAAAACTAGCAGTGAATCTGATGAAGTAAGCAAGATAATTCAGAAATGCTGAATCAAAAAATGTACGATGATGGCTGGCATTGACATAAAATAATCTattaaaatgatttcagaaaatatcttgttcctgttctagAAAGAAACAGTTGTCTAGATGAAGGTTCCTTCTCTAGGATTAGTACTGGCCTTTCTAAGTCCTGACTTAGCTGAAGCTAAGGACAAAGAACCAAAGTTGTAAGAACTTTAAATAGTCTGCTTGTCTTGGGCTGATCTGGGAcataaatttagtaaaattttaacggtaaaaatggaatttctttaaaatgttagatAATTATACTGTGCAAAATGCAATATAGAAGATGCacctaaatttttatttctcagggTTTTTACCTATTACTGGCCATTTTGGGGAAGTAGTTGAAAATGAGCAATCTGAGGATAATCTTGATTTGGAGATCAGAAagtaataggtttttaaaaataatgttttcagtgATCAAATACTAGAGAAATGCAAGGAAGACACCTTTGATGTGTTTCCAATTTCTCATGAACAATTATTTTCACATATTCAATCTGTATCATCAAAATGTATCTGTTGGctgatttaaatttctttttaaagaaaaatgtttatttgtagCAAGCATTTAACAATTATCCTAACTTCCACTCTGAGGAagtggaaaaataacaaatgttgtaAGGTACATTTtgaatttaattcctttaattttaaaGTCCAGTTGAATCAAAAACTTAACTGCTGCTAATTATTCACtcaacacaaatatttatttactcatgcattttcttttataggatcatgtctttaaaaaaaatattacttatagATTTTATGTATTCTTATATAAGGGTGAAAAGTTTCTAATTTGCACCAAGATAAAGGGTTTTCAGAAACCTGTACtagtcagcaaaaaaaataaaaagttttaatttgcacAAAATGTGTTTTCCTGTTAAGTTGCAATAAAATTAATGATGAAAATGGCTACTAAAGTTTCAAAAGAAACTCTTATCACTATTCTTCCTTTGACTGATAGTCAGTcgtaaaaaaaaaccaaaaaaaaaaaaaaaaaccacacgaATTTGACCTATGtggaagaaaacatattttatgtagTCATATTGCTTAAGGacagggatacgttctgagaaatgtgtcattagtgCACTAGTGACttcatcattgtgtgaatattacagagtgtacttacacaaatctagatggtcTAGCCTAACACACCTAGGCTCTATGGtctagcctattgctcctaggctacaaacctgtacagcatgttattgtactgaatactgtaggcagttgTAACCCAATggtcagtatttgtgtatctaaacataactaaaaatagaaaaggtacagtaaaagtatgatttaaaagataaaaaaatggtacacctgtatagggcacttatcATGACTGTACTGCaacttgcaggactggaagttggtctgggtgagtcagtgagtgagtgatgagtgaatgtgaaggcctagaaCATTACACTCCTGTAGACTTTATatacactgtacacttaggctacactaaactTGCAAGAAAATACAGCAATTGTGTTATGATGTTACGACGGCTACGACATCACTAGGcaacaggaatttttcagctccattataatcttatgggaccaccattttATATGCAGCCTGTTATTGACCAAAACATTATTTGGAGCATGACTGTACTTTGACATACATATTTGAAGAACCAAGTAGCACAAAAAGGAATGAGTCGCTTACCAACTTAGCTATAATGAGTGCATCGTTCATGAGGTCCAGCAGGGGCGTCTCCGTGTGGATGTTGTAGAAGGAGTAGGCAGCTTTGAGGCTCTTGTGAGCAGGGTGGTGCATGACCGTCGAAGGGAGCGTGTAGAAGCTGAGGAAGTCAGTCAGTTTACCACTGGAGCTCTGCAGAACAAAGGGGATGGCAGGCAAATACCCCCATGAGCAAACTGCATCTGCACATTTAAGCCACCTCTGATCCCTAACTTGCACCCATAACTTTCTGTTAGAATGAAAAGCAACAAGTCACTCTTCTTTCTTAGCAGTCCAGTTTGGAGCCCCGTATATTATGTTGAGTAGAGTCCAAGAAGAGAGGTGTGTTAGAACTTTAACCTAAGTGATTTACATGaagttcgttttttttttttttctgccttaattttattttgtcgatatacaatgtggttgattattgtggcccattaccaaaacccccctccctcttccctatcccccctcccacccaacaatgtcctttctgtttgcttgtcgtatcaacttcaaggaattgtggttgttgtgtcttctccccccccccccccggtttttttttgtgtgtctgtgaattgatttatttatttttagctcccaccaataagtgagaacatgtggtatttctctttctgtgcctgacttgtttcacttaatataattctctcgaggtccatccatgttgttgcaaatggcagtatttcattcgtttttatagctgagtagtattccattgtgtagatgtaccacattttccgtatccactcatctgaagatgggcatttgggctggttccaactcttggctattgtaaagagtgctgcgatgaacattggggaacaggtataccttcgacttgatgatttccattcctctgggtatattcccaacagtgggatagctgggtcatatggctgatctatctgcaattgtttgaggaacctccataccattttccatagaggctgcaccattttgcagtcccagcaacaatgtatgagagttcctttttctccgcaacctcaccagcatttatcattcagagccttttggattttagccatcctaactgggatgagatggtatctcactgtagttttgatttgcatttcccgggtgctgagtgatattgagcattttttcatatgtctgttggccatatgtatatctttcttagagaaatgcctgcttagttcttttgcccattttttaattgggttgcttgtttttttcttgtaaagttgtttgagttccttgtatattctggatattaatcctttgtcagatgtatattttgcaaatattttctcccactctgttggttgt comes from Cynocephalus volans isolate mCynVol1 chromosome 6, mCynVol1.pri, whole genome shotgun sequence and encodes:
- the RPP38 gene encoding ribonuclease P protein subunit p38; its protein translation is MAAAPQAPGRGSVRKTRPLIVKTSLNNPYTICWSPLEREDMHFILQTLEDKFKSLGFQKIEDKKKKKKTTFLKKQSREKCSIDVEISEDLEGKKPDANQQVSGWTPVLVRKQLAIGVNEVTRALERNDLLLVLVCKSVKPAIITSHLIQLSLSRTVPACQVPRLSERIAPVIGLKCVLALGFKKNTTDFVEEIRAIIPRVPCLNVPWLQDRSEDTGENLETESLESQDKEILETSFEDISKHKRKLVEGQQASAVTLQPLKIKKLIPNPNKIRKPPKSKKSTSK